One part of the Magallana gigas chromosome 5, xbMagGiga1.1, whole genome shotgun sequence genome encodes these proteins:
- the LOC105327367 gene encoding vinculin isoform X13: MPVFHTKTIESILEPVAQQVSRLVILHEEAEDGNAMPDLARPVQTVKLAVDNLVKVGYDTINSSEDQILKQDMPPALNRVEEASLLLLQASEMLRADPYSAPARKKLIEGSRGILQGTSSLLLAFDESEVRKIIRVCKNVLEYLAITEVVERMEDLVTYVRNLTPVLTRMTKEVDAREKELTHQVHREMLVRSLEQVKNLTPVLISGIKTFITVKDSGKNPQDTQANRDYLVRKMSDEIHEIIRVLQLTTYDEEEWDADDITVMKKAQSGIEQKMKQATDWLQDPAALIGSLGDKALHQVLDDARKIAERCTNPADRDQILKTVGDIESMVDALCELRQLGKGDSPQAMSLAREIQKKLGDLQNMTNVAIANTERSGIRRPAPTVDGKVEQARTWLANPGMDDKGLGEQATRLVVSEGRKIANSCPEPMRKELLRLCDETEILTNQLADLIRNGQGNSPQARAIANHLSEKLFQLKNKIKEALINQVAEDFIDISTPLKHLSEASIVPIGTPGRDQNFAEKSQNFEGHANKLADTAKMVATAGGCRNKKTVEEIFKTSAQVDDLTPQVTTAAKIVFQDPGNQAAQEHFDLMKKRWMDNMERLRGLVDEAVDSSALIKAEEEGIMRDTERVEDAIQMKDPPRIGAHASNIARRANRVLQVAQQEAENSEDPKYVDHVNQAASNLRATIAPMVQGAKGVSMNPADTNAQQNWRKANQTLIDAVRDVRGAVTVDAGVDQFPPPPPPDLSELKISDGGAPPRPPLPNDNATPPRPPPPETDDEDEAAFPTPQANQPIMMAAHALHMEAKQWSSKDNDIIAAAKKMALLMAKLSQLVRIPFDFKGLNSVLGLKESPILGGEGGSKKDLIATAKSIAESSEEVTRLAKKLAAECTDKQMRKNLLQVCERIPTIGTQLKILSTVKATMLGAQEPIPAPDGSEIECGSKEDQEATEMLVGNAQNLMQAVKETVRAAEAASIKIRVDSGYTIRWLRRRPWYTS; this comes from the exons GTTGGATATGACACAATTAACAGCAGTGAGGACCAGATTCTTAAGCAGGATATGCCCCCCGCCCTCAATCGTGTGGAGGAGGCGTCCCTGCTGCTCCTCCAGGCCTCGGAGATGTTGAGGGCAGACCCTTACTCCGCCCCCGCCAGGAAGAAGCTCATTGAGGGCTCCAGAG GCATCCTCCAAGGGACCTCCTCCCTGTTGTTGGCCTTTGATGAGTCTGAGGTCAGGAAGATCATCCGTGTGTGTAAGAATGTGCTGGAGTACCTGGCCATTACAGAGGTGGTGGAGAGGATGGAAGATCTGGTCACCTATGTCAGG AACCTGACCCCAGTACTGACCCGCATGACAAAGGAAGTGGACGCAAGGGAGAAGGAGCTGACCCACCAGGTTCACCGGGAGATGCTGGTCCGGTCCCTGGAACAGGTGAAAAACCTCACACCTGTACTGATCAGTGGCATTAAGACCTTCATCACGGTCAAGGACTCAG GTAAGAACCCCCAGGACACTCAGGCCAACAGAGATTACCTGGTGAGGAAGATGTCGGATGAAATCCATGAGATAATCCGTGTGCTACAGCTGACAACGTACGACGAGGAGGAATGGGACGCTGATGACATCACCGTCATGAAGAAGGCCCAG AGTGGTATTGAACAGAAGATGAAGCAGGCCACTGATTGGCTACAAGATCCAGCCGCTCTGATTGGTAGTTTGG GAGATAAAGCCCTTCACCAGGTGTTGGACGATGCCAGGAAGATCGCAGAAAGATGTACCAACCCAGCCGACCGGGATCAAATCCTAAAGACAGTGGGAGACATTGAGTCTATGGTGGATGCCCTGTGTGAGCTGAGACAACTTGGAAAG GGGGATTCCCCACAAGCCATGTCCTTGGCCCGAGAAATCCAGAAGAAGCTGGGAGATCTCCAGAACATGACCAATGTAGCCATTGCCAACACGGAGCGGAGTGGGATCCGTCGCCCTGCTCCCACAGTGGACGGCAAAGTAGAACAGGCCCGGACATGGCTGGCCAACCCTGGGATGGACGACAAAGGACTAG GTGAGCAGGCCACTCGTCTGGTCGTGTCGGAGGGGAGGAAGATCGCCAACTCTTGTCCCGAGCCCATGAGGAAGGAACTATTACGTTTGTGTGACGAGACTGAGATACTGACCAATCAGCTGGCAGATCTCATTAGGAATGGGCAG GGAAATTCGCCTCAAGCCCGAGCCATAGCCAATCATTTGTCAGAGAAGCTGTTCcagttgaaaaataaaatcaaagaggCCCTCATTAACCAG GTGGCTGAGGATTTCATCGACATCTCTACTCCTCTTAAACATCTCAGTGAGGCATCCATTGTTCCTATCG GTACTCCAGGTAGAGACCAGAACTTTGCAGAAAAATCTCAGAATTTTGAGGGACATGCAAATAAACTTGCTGACACAGCAAAAATGGTGGCCACTGCTGGAGGATGTCGCAACAAGAAAACGGTCGAGGAGATCTTCAAAACCTCGGCTCAG GTGGATGACCTGACCCCCCAGGTAACCACGGCAGCCAAGATTGTGTTCCAGGACCCCGGGAACCAGGCCGCCCAGGAGCACTTTGACCTGATGAAGAAGCGCTGGATGGACAACATGGAGAGACTGCGGGGACTGGTGGACGAGGCGGTCGACTCATCGGCCCTCATCAAGGCCGAGG AGGAGGGGATTATGCGGGACACAGAGAGAGTGGAGGATGCCATACAGATGAAGGATCCCCCTCGTATTGGGGCCCATGCCTCTAACATCGCGCGGCGGGCAAACCGCGTCCTGCAGGTGGCACAACAGGAGGCGGAGAACAGCGAGGACCCTAAATACGTGGACCATGTCAACCAGGCAGCCTCTAATCTACGCGCAA CCATTGCCCCAATGGTACAAGGAGCCAAAGGAGTCTCCATGAATCCAGCAGACACAAACGCCCAGCAGAACTGGAGGAAAGCCAATCAAACT CTGATCGATGCTGTACGTGATGTGAGGGGAGCGGTTACCGTGGATGCTGGAGTTGACCAGTttcccccaccccctcccccagaCCTGTCCGAACTCAAAATATCAG ATGGTGGAGCTCCACCCAGACCTCCACTCCCCAATGACAATGCCACACCCCCCAGACCCCCACCCCCAGAGACGGACGATGAGGATGAGGCAGCCTTCCCAACCCCCCAGGCGAACCAGCCAATCATG ATGGCAGCCCATGCTCTCCACATGGAGGCCAAGCAGTGGTCCAGTAAGGACAATGACATCATTGCTGCTGCCAAAAAAATGGCCTTACTGATGGCCAAGCTCAGTCAGCTAGTCAG GATTCCGTTCGATTTCAAGGGCCTCAACTCAGTGCTGGGTCTGAAGGAATCGCCCATACTTGG AGGAGAGGGAGGAAGTAAGAAGGACCTTATCGCTACGGCTAAATCCATCGCAGAGTCCTCAGAGGAAGTGACACGACTGGCCAAGAAACTGGCCGCGGAATGTACGGACAAACAGATGAGGAAG AATCTCTTACAAGTGTGTGAGCGGATCCCAACCATTGGCACACAGCTGAAGATCCTGTCTACAGTCAAGGCCACCATGTTAGGAGCCCAGG AGCCTATACCAGCCCCAGACGGCAGCGAGATAGAGTGTG GTTCTAAAGAGGACCAGGAAGCGACGGAGATGTTGGTGGGAAATGCCCAGAACCTGATGCAGGCCGTCAAAGAGACGGTGCGAGCGGCAGAGGCAGCCTCCATCAAAATCCGCGTGGATTCTGGCTACACAATCCGCTGGCTCAGACGCAGACCCTGGTACACCTCGTGA
- the LOC105327367 gene encoding vinculin isoform X3 yields MPVFHTKTIESILEPVAQQVSRLVILHEEAEDGNAMPDLARPVQTVKLAVDNLVKVGYDTINSSEDQILKQDMPPALNRVEEASLLLLQASEMLRADPYSAPARKKLIEGSRGILQGTSSLLLAFDESEVRKIIRVCKNVLEYLAITEVVERMEDLVTYVRNLTPVLTRMTKEVDAREKELTHQVHREMLVRSLEQVKNLTPVLISGIKTFITVKDSGKNPQDTQANRDYLVRKMSDEIHEIIRVLQLTTYDEEEWDADDITVMKKAQSGIEQKMKQATDWLQDPAALIGSLGDKALHQVLDDARKIAERCTNPADRDQILKTVGDIESMVDALCELRQLGKGDSPQAMSLAREIQKKLGDLQNMTNVAIANTERSGIRRPAPTVDGKVEQARTWLANPGMDDKGLGEQATRLVVSEGRKIANSCPEPMRKELLRLCDETEILTNQLADLIRNGQGNSPQARAIANHLSEKLFQLKNKIKEALINQVAEDFIDISTPLKHLSEASIVPIGTPGRDQNFAEKSQNFEGHANKLADTAKMVATAGGCRNKKTVEEIFKTSAQVDDLTPQVTTAAKIVFQDPGNQAAQEHFDLMKKRWMDNMERLRGLVDEAVDSSALIKAEEEGIMRDTERVEDAIQMKDPPRIGAHASNIARRANRVLQVAQQEAENSEDPKYVDHVNQAASNLRATIAPMVQGAKGVSMNPADTNAQQNWRKANQTLIDAVRDVRGAVTVDAGVDQFPPPPPPDLSELKISDLYGPPRWEPITPSRARPQAAPVPVSPRPPRAPVFSPHSDPHFRNVNTRATLHQDPLYQGQSCAPLVPPPPVPPPPQEYGFYGRDGGAPPRPPLPNDNATPPRPPPPETDDEDEAAFPTPQANQPIMMAAHALHMEAKQWSSKDNDIIAAAKKMALLMAKLSQLVRIPFDFKGLNSVLGLKESPILGGEGGSKKDLIATAKSIAESSEEVTRLAKKLAAECTDKQMRKNLLQVCERIPTIGTQLKILSTVKATMLGAQEPIPAPDGSEIECGSKEDQEATEMLVGNAQNLMQAVKETVRAAEAASIKIRVDSGYTIRWLRRRPWYTS; encoded by the exons GTTGGATATGACACAATTAACAGCAGTGAGGACCAGATTCTTAAGCAGGATATGCCCCCCGCCCTCAATCGTGTGGAGGAGGCGTCCCTGCTGCTCCTCCAGGCCTCGGAGATGTTGAGGGCAGACCCTTACTCCGCCCCCGCCAGGAAGAAGCTCATTGAGGGCTCCAGAG GCATCCTCCAAGGGACCTCCTCCCTGTTGTTGGCCTTTGATGAGTCTGAGGTCAGGAAGATCATCCGTGTGTGTAAGAATGTGCTGGAGTACCTGGCCATTACAGAGGTGGTGGAGAGGATGGAAGATCTGGTCACCTATGTCAGG AACCTGACCCCAGTACTGACCCGCATGACAAAGGAAGTGGACGCAAGGGAGAAGGAGCTGACCCACCAGGTTCACCGGGAGATGCTGGTCCGGTCCCTGGAACAGGTGAAAAACCTCACACCTGTACTGATCAGTGGCATTAAGACCTTCATCACGGTCAAGGACTCAG GTAAGAACCCCCAGGACACTCAGGCCAACAGAGATTACCTGGTGAGGAAGATGTCGGATGAAATCCATGAGATAATCCGTGTGCTACAGCTGACAACGTACGACGAGGAGGAATGGGACGCTGATGACATCACCGTCATGAAGAAGGCCCAG AGTGGTATTGAACAGAAGATGAAGCAGGCCACTGATTGGCTACAAGATCCAGCCGCTCTGATTGGTAGTTTGG GAGATAAAGCCCTTCACCAGGTGTTGGACGATGCCAGGAAGATCGCAGAAAGATGTACCAACCCAGCCGACCGGGATCAAATCCTAAAGACAGTGGGAGACATTGAGTCTATGGTGGATGCCCTGTGTGAGCTGAGACAACTTGGAAAG GGGGATTCCCCACAAGCCATGTCCTTGGCCCGAGAAATCCAGAAGAAGCTGGGAGATCTCCAGAACATGACCAATGTAGCCATTGCCAACACGGAGCGGAGTGGGATCCGTCGCCCTGCTCCCACAGTGGACGGCAAAGTAGAACAGGCCCGGACATGGCTGGCCAACCCTGGGATGGACGACAAAGGACTAG GTGAGCAGGCCACTCGTCTGGTCGTGTCGGAGGGGAGGAAGATCGCCAACTCTTGTCCCGAGCCCATGAGGAAGGAACTATTACGTTTGTGTGACGAGACTGAGATACTGACCAATCAGCTGGCAGATCTCATTAGGAATGGGCAG GGAAATTCGCCTCAAGCCCGAGCCATAGCCAATCATTTGTCAGAGAAGCTGTTCcagttgaaaaataaaatcaaagaggCCCTCATTAACCAG GTGGCTGAGGATTTCATCGACATCTCTACTCCTCTTAAACATCTCAGTGAGGCATCCATTGTTCCTATCG GTACTCCAGGTAGAGACCAGAACTTTGCAGAAAAATCTCAGAATTTTGAGGGACATGCAAATAAACTTGCTGACACAGCAAAAATGGTGGCCACTGCTGGAGGATGTCGCAACAAGAAAACGGTCGAGGAGATCTTCAAAACCTCGGCTCAG GTGGATGACCTGACCCCCCAGGTAACCACGGCAGCCAAGATTGTGTTCCAGGACCCCGGGAACCAGGCCGCCCAGGAGCACTTTGACCTGATGAAGAAGCGCTGGATGGACAACATGGAGAGACTGCGGGGACTGGTGGACGAGGCGGTCGACTCATCGGCCCTCATCAAGGCCGAGG AGGAGGGGATTATGCGGGACACAGAGAGAGTGGAGGATGCCATACAGATGAAGGATCCCCCTCGTATTGGGGCCCATGCCTCTAACATCGCGCGGCGGGCAAACCGCGTCCTGCAGGTGGCACAACAGGAGGCGGAGAACAGCGAGGACCCTAAATACGTGGACCATGTCAACCAGGCAGCCTCTAATCTACGCGCAA CCATTGCCCCAATGGTACAAGGAGCCAAAGGAGTCTCCATGAATCCAGCAGACACAAACGCCCAGCAGAACTGGAGGAAAGCCAATCAAACT CTGATCGATGCTGTACGTGATGTGAGGGGAGCGGTTACCGTGGATGCTGGAGTTGACCAGTttcccccaccccctcccccagaCCTGTCCGAACTCAAAATATCAG ACTTGTACGGCCCCCCTCGGTGGGAGCCGATCACCCCCAGCCGAGCCCGGCCTCAGGCTGCGCCTGTCCCGGTCAGTCCGCGACCCCCCAGGGCTCCAGTCTTCTCCCCCCACAGTGACCCCCACTTTAGAAATGTGAACACTAGAG CGACCCTACATCAGGACCCCCTATACCAGGGACAGTCCTGTGCTCCGTTGGTGCCCCCACCCCCCGTACCCCCGCCCCCACAGGAGTACGGGTTCTATGGCAGAG ATGGTGGAGCTCCACCCAGACCTCCACTCCCCAATGACAATGCCACACCCCCCAGACCCCCACCCCCAGAGACGGACGATGAGGATGAGGCAGCCTTCCCAACCCCCCAGGCGAACCAGCCAATCATG ATGGCAGCCCATGCTCTCCACATGGAGGCCAAGCAGTGGTCCAGTAAGGACAATGACATCATTGCTGCTGCCAAAAAAATGGCCTTACTGATGGCCAAGCTCAGTCAGCTAGTCAG GATTCCGTTCGATTTCAAGGGCCTCAACTCAGTGCTGGGTCTGAAGGAATCGCCCATACTTGG AGGAGAGGGAGGAAGTAAGAAGGACCTTATCGCTACGGCTAAATCCATCGCAGAGTCCTCAGAGGAAGTGACACGACTGGCCAAGAAACTGGCCGCGGAATGTACGGACAAACAGATGAGGAAG AATCTCTTACAAGTGTGTGAGCGGATCCCAACCATTGGCACACAGCTGAAGATCCTGTCTACAGTCAAGGCCACCATGTTAGGAGCCCAGG AGCCTATACCAGCCCCAGACGGCAGCGAGATAGAGTGTG GTTCTAAAGAGGACCAGGAAGCGACGGAGATGTTGGTGGGAAATGCCCAGAACCTGATGCAGGCCGTCAAAGAGACGGTGCGAGCGGCAGAGGCAGCCTCCATCAAAATCCGCGTGGATTCTGGCTACACAATCCGCTGGCTCAGACGCAGACCCTGGTACACCTCGTGA
- the LOC105327367 gene encoding vinculin isoform X8, which translates to MPVFHTKTIESILEPVAQQVSRLVILHEEAEDGNAMPDLARPVQTVKLAVDNLVKVGYDTINSSEDQILKQDMPPALNRVEEASLLLLQASEMLRADPYSAPARKKLIEGSRGILQGTSSLLLAFDESEVRKIIRVCKNVLEYLAITEVVERMEDLVTYVRNLTPVLTRMTKEVDAREKELTHQVHREMLVRSLEQVKNLTPVLISGIKTFITVKDSGKNPQDTQANRDYLVRKMSDEIHEIIRVLQLTTYDEEEWDADDITVMKKAQSGIEQKMKQATDWLQDPAALIGSLGDKALHQVLDDARKIAERCTNPADRDQILKTVGDIESMVDALCELRQLGKGDSPQAMSLAREIQKKLGDLQNMTNVAIANTERSGIRRPAPTVDGKVEQARTWLANPGMDDKGLGEQATRLVVSEGRKIANSCPEPMRKELLRLCDETEILTNQLADLIRNGQGNSPQARAIANHLSEKLFQLKNKIKEALINQVAEDFIDISTPLKHLSEASIVPIGTPGRDQNFAEKSQNFEGHANKLADTAKMVATAGGCRNKKTVEEIFKTSAQVDDLTPQVTTAAKIVFQDPGNQAAQEHFDLMKKRWMDNMERLRGLVDEAVDSSALIKAEEEGIMRDTERVEDAIQMKDPPRIGAHASNIARRANRVLQVAQQEAENSEDPKYVDHVNQAASNLRATIAPMVQGAKGVSMNPADTNAQQNWRKANQTLIDAVRDVRGAVTVDAGVDQFPPPPPPDLSELKISDLYGPPRWEPITPSRARPQAAPVPVSPRPPRAPVFSPHSDPHFRNVNTRDGGAPPRPPLPNDNATPPRPPPPETDDEDEAAFPTPQANQPIMMAAHALHMEAKQWSSKDNDIIAAAKKMALLMAKLSQLVRIPFDFKGLNSVLGLKESPILGGEGGSKKDLIATAKSIAESSEEVTRLAKKLAAECTDKQMRKNLLQVCERIPTIGTQLKILSTVKATMLGAQEPIPAPDGSEIECGSKEDQEATEMLVGNAQNLMQAVKETVRAAEAASIKIRVDSGYTIRWLRRRPWYTS; encoded by the exons GTTGGATATGACACAATTAACAGCAGTGAGGACCAGATTCTTAAGCAGGATATGCCCCCCGCCCTCAATCGTGTGGAGGAGGCGTCCCTGCTGCTCCTCCAGGCCTCGGAGATGTTGAGGGCAGACCCTTACTCCGCCCCCGCCAGGAAGAAGCTCATTGAGGGCTCCAGAG GCATCCTCCAAGGGACCTCCTCCCTGTTGTTGGCCTTTGATGAGTCTGAGGTCAGGAAGATCATCCGTGTGTGTAAGAATGTGCTGGAGTACCTGGCCATTACAGAGGTGGTGGAGAGGATGGAAGATCTGGTCACCTATGTCAGG AACCTGACCCCAGTACTGACCCGCATGACAAAGGAAGTGGACGCAAGGGAGAAGGAGCTGACCCACCAGGTTCACCGGGAGATGCTGGTCCGGTCCCTGGAACAGGTGAAAAACCTCACACCTGTACTGATCAGTGGCATTAAGACCTTCATCACGGTCAAGGACTCAG GTAAGAACCCCCAGGACACTCAGGCCAACAGAGATTACCTGGTGAGGAAGATGTCGGATGAAATCCATGAGATAATCCGTGTGCTACAGCTGACAACGTACGACGAGGAGGAATGGGACGCTGATGACATCACCGTCATGAAGAAGGCCCAG AGTGGTATTGAACAGAAGATGAAGCAGGCCACTGATTGGCTACAAGATCCAGCCGCTCTGATTGGTAGTTTGG GAGATAAAGCCCTTCACCAGGTGTTGGACGATGCCAGGAAGATCGCAGAAAGATGTACCAACCCAGCCGACCGGGATCAAATCCTAAAGACAGTGGGAGACATTGAGTCTATGGTGGATGCCCTGTGTGAGCTGAGACAACTTGGAAAG GGGGATTCCCCACAAGCCATGTCCTTGGCCCGAGAAATCCAGAAGAAGCTGGGAGATCTCCAGAACATGACCAATGTAGCCATTGCCAACACGGAGCGGAGTGGGATCCGTCGCCCTGCTCCCACAGTGGACGGCAAAGTAGAACAGGCCCGGACATGGCTGGCCAACCCTGGGATGGACGACAAAGGACTAG GTGAGCAGGCCACTCGTCTGGTCGTGTCGGAGGGGAGGAAGATCGCCAACTCTTGTCCCGAGCCCATGAGGAAGGAACTATTACGTTTGTGTGACGAGACTGAGATACTGACCAATCAGCTGGCAGATCTCATTAGGAATGGGCAG GGAAATTCGCCTCAAGCCCGAGCCATAGCCAATCATTTGTCAGAGAAGCTGTTCcagttgaaaaataaaatcaaagaggCCCTCATTAACCAG GTGGCTGAGGATTTCATCGACATCTCTACTCCTCTTAAACATCTCAGTGAGGCATCCATTGTTCCTATCG GTACTCCAGGTAGAGACCAGAACTTTGCAGAAAAATCTCAGAATTTTGAGGGACATGCAAATAAACTTGCTGACACAGCAAAAATGGTGGCCACTGCTGGAGGATGTCGCAACAAGAAAACGGTCGAGGAGATCTTCAAAACCTCGGCTCAG GTGGATGACCTGACCCCCCAGGTAACCACGGCAGCCAAGATTGTGTTCCAGGACCCCGGGAACCAGGCCGCCCAGGAGCACTTTGACCTGATGAAGAAGCGCTGGATGGACAACATGGAGAGACTGCGGGGACTGGTGGACGAGGCGGTCGACTCATCGGCCCTCATCAAGGCCGAGG AGGAGGGGATTATGCGGGACACAGAGAGAGTGGAGGATGCCATACAGATGAAGGATCCCCCTCGTATTGGGGCCCATGCCTCTAACATCGCGCGGCGGGCAAACCGCGTCCTGCAGGTGGCACAACAGGAGGCGGAGAACAGCGAGGACCCTAAATACGTGGACCATGTCAACCAGGCAGCCTCTAATCTACGCGCAA CCATTGCCCCAATGGTACAAGGAGCCAAAGGAGTCTCCATGAATCCAGCAGACACAAACGCCCAGCAGAACTGGAGGAAAGCCAATCAAACT CTGATCGATGCTGTACGTGATGTGAGGGGAGCGGTTACCGTGGATGCTGGAGTTGACCAGTttcccccaccccctcccccagaCCTGTCCGAACTCAAAATATCAG ACTTGTACGGCCCCCCTCGGTGGGAGCCGATCACCCCCAGCCGAGCCCGGCCTCAGGCTGCGCCTGTCCCGGTCAGTCCGCGACCCCCCAGGGCTCCAGTCTTCTCCCCCCACAGTGACCCCCACTTTAGAAATGTGAACACTAGAG ATGGTGGAGCTCCACCCAGACCTCCACTCCCCAATGACAATGCCACACCCCCCAGACCCCCACCCCCAGAGACGGACGATGAGGATGAGGCAGCCTTCCCAACCCCCCAGGCGAACCAGCCAATCATG ATGGCAGCCCATGCTCTCCACATGGAGGCCAAGCAGTGGTCCAGTAAGGACAATGACATCATTGCTGCTGCCAAAAAAATGGCCTTACTGATGGCCAAGCTCAGTCAGCTAGTCAG GATTCCGTTCGATTTCAAGGGCCTCAACTCAGTGCTGGGTCTGAAGGAATCGCCCATACTTGG AGGAGAGGGAGGAAGTAAGAAGGACCTTATCGCTACGGCTAAATCCATCGCAGAGTCCTCAGAGGAAGTGACACGACTGGCCAAGAAACTGGCCGCGGAATGTACGGACAAACAGATGAGGAAG AATCTCTTACAAGTGTGTGAGCGGATCCCAACCATTGGCACACAGCTGAAGATCCTGTCTACAGTCAAGGCCACCATGTTAGGAGCCCAGG AGCCTATACCAGCCCCAGACGGCAGCGAGATAGAGTGTG GTTCTAAAGAGGACCAGGAAGCGACGGAGATGTTGGTGGGAAATGCCCAGAACCTGATGCAGGCCGTCAAAGAGACGGTGCGAGCGGCAGAGGCAGCCTCCATCAAAATCCGCGTGGATTCTGGCTACACAATCCGCTGGCTCAGACGCAGACCCTGGTACACCTCGTGA